A portion of the Zootoca vivipara chromosome 6, rZooViv1.1, whole genome shotgun sequence genome contains these proteins:
- the LOC118087811 gene encoding interferon-inducible GTPase 5-like → MDPAITIESLKKDLAEVKAALEQKKLEDVSAEAQQQSNLLKNIRLAIAITGSSGAGKSSFVNALRGMKDRAEGAAKTGVKETTMVPQEYSYPTFPNFKIWDLPGIGTVKFSAKEYLTKVNFSNYDFFIIVSSGRFTEDDTNLALEIQKNKKKFYYVRSKVDVDIDNDRRSKGIDLEDTHEVMQSEKETLDTVRKDSYDNLKALGVSSPRVFLISRWDLSKYDFPLLQETFEKEQDELKRDVLIMCLPILTKDSIKKKKAAMESLIWKKAIASCAVGLIPLPLLSFGFDISIVVSTMRDIGKVFGLDDYSLNILANRVGKPVEELKSVIEHTPSTDKITAEFVMDILKSSAMWGTITVVEMVLDFIPLLGSLYGGGSSFATTFYLLKNFLENAVKDAEKVQAKAAEPKRHK, encoded by the coding sequence ATGGATCCTGCCATAACAATAGAAAGCTTAAAAAAAGACCTTGCTGAAGTGAAGGCTGCTTTGGAGCAAAAGAAATTAGAAGATGTTTCGGCTGAAGCTCAACAGCAGTCAAATTTATTAAAGAACATCAGGTTGGCAATTGCCATCACAGGAAGTTCAGGTGCTGGGAAATCATCTTTCGTCAATGCCCTGCGAGGAATGAAAGATCGTGCAGAGGGGGCAGCTAAAACGGGGGTGAAAGAAACAACAATGGTGCCACAAGAATATTCATACCCCACATTCCCCAACTTCAAAATTTGGGATCTACCAGGAATTGGAACAGTTAAATTTAGTGCAAAGGAATACCTAACAAAGGTCAATTTCAGCAATTATGATTTTTTCATCATTGTCTCCTCGGGACGCTTCACTGAGGATGACACCAACTTGGCTCTTGAGATccagaaaaataagaagaaattCTACTATGTGCGTAGCAAAGTGGATGTCGATATAGATAATGACAGGCGGTCAAAAGGCATCGATTTGGAGGACACCCATGAGGTGATGCAGTCTGAGAAGGAAACTCTTGACACTGTACGGAAAGATAGCTATGATAATTTGAAGGCGTTAGGTGTGTCTTCTCCAAGGGTCTTTCTAATATCGAGGTGGGATTTGAGCAAGTATGATTTCCCCCTGCTTCAAGAGACCTTTGAAAAGGAACAGGATGAACTCAAGAGAGATGTTTTAATCATGTGTCTTCCGATTTTAACAAAAGAtagcattaaaaagaagaaggctgCTATGGAGAGCCTGATATGGAAAAAAGCCATTGCAAGTTGTGCTGTTGGGTTGATTCCGCTCCCACTCCTCTCGTTTGGTTTTGACATTTCCATTGTGGTTTCGACAATGAGGGATATCGGCAAAGTTTTTGGCTTGGATGATTATTCCCTCAATATACTAGCAAACCGAGTGGGGAAACCTGTTGAGGAGTTGAAATCTGTTATTGAACATACCCCAAGCACCGATAAGATCACGGCAGAATTCGTCATGGATATCTTGAAGAGTTCAGCAATGTGGGGAACAATCACAGTGGTAGAGATGGTTCTGGATTTCATACCTCTGTTGGGGTCTCTCTATGGTGGGGGCAGTTCTTTTGCTACCACATTCTACTTGCTGAAGAATTTCCTGGAAAACGCTGTGAAAGATGCAGAGAAAGTTCAGGCAAAGGCTGCTGAGCCCAAGAGACACAAGTAA